In the Phycisphaerae bacterium genome, one interval contains:
- a CDS encoding carbohydrate binding domain-containing protein, whose translation MRRADIHQPAYRRRAAMYFMVLMVGTLIGTVALASLSMARMGGRISALSGKMSMARQFARSAIAAAEQEMATVSTWRTTYTHNVWSTERAIGDGKVQWKFADELNASLTADPFAAIRVYGRGTVDDVVRTYSVLVKPEPTPTNLLDNPGFEQGTLYWTATGSCTMSTWTTVPNSGTYCVLVQNRLLAADGPSQLVTGKIANGSTFNAEAWARSYGISLSMKLVLTVTSTGSGTQRLAGNSTLCGTSWTKISATFTPTWTGTLTEARLSVESNSLLGSFIVDDVRLTAQPSAVPYRRVPGSFRQEIGP comes from the coding sequence ATGCGCCGCGCCGACATCCACCAACCTGCGTATCGCCGTCGCGCCGCCATGTACTTCATGGTCCTCATGGTCGGCACGCTCATCGGCACCGTGGCCCTGGCCTCACTCTCCATGGCGCGCATGGGCGGACGCATCTCGGCATTGTCCGGAAAAATGTCCATGGCCCGCCAATTCGCCCGGTCCGCCATCGCCGCCGCCGAACAGGAGATGGCCACCGTCTCCACCTGGCGCACCACCTACACGCACAATGTCTGGTCCACGGAGCGTGCCATCGGCGACGGCAAGGTCCAATGGAAGTTCGCCGACGAGCTCAACGCCAGCCTCACGGCCGACCCCTTCGCCGCCATCCGCGTCTACGGCCGGGGTACAGTGGACGACGTCGTTCGGACCTACAGCGTACTGGTTAAGCCCGAGCCCACGCCGACCAATCTTCTCGACAACCCCGGTTTCGAGCAGGGCACCCTTTACTGGACGGCTACGGGTTCCTGCACCATGTCCACCTGGACCACGGTGCCCAACAGTGGAACCTATTGCGTGCTCGTCCAGAATCGGCTCTTGGCCGCCGACGGACCCAGCCAACTGGTCACGGGGAAGATTGCGAATGGTTCCACGTTCAACGCCGAGGCTTGGGCGCGGTCCTATGGCATATCATTGTCCATGAAGCTCGTGCTGACCGTCACGTCGACAGGTTCCGGTACCCAGCGCCTCGCGGGCAACTCGACCCTTTGCGGCACAAGTTGGACGAAAATCTCCGCCACCTTCACGCCGACCTGGACCGGCACGCTGACCGAAGCGCGCTTGAGCGTCGAGTCGAATTCGCTGCTCGGCAGTTTCATCGTGGATGACGTGCGCCTGACCGCACAACCGTCGGCCGTTCCCTATCGCCGCGTCCCCGGCTCCTTCCGCCAGGAGATCGGCCCGTAG
- a CDS encoding MBL fold metallo-hydrolase, whose amino-acid sequence MTKLHFLGANRQVTGSCYLLEHDRLRLLIDCGMYQEREFLSRNWAPLAVPPGSINAVLLTHAHLDHCGLLPRLVHDGFKGKIHTTSASRDLAKIILLDAGEIQQEDAAYKRRRHRKEGRSGRFPEAPLFTPVDARKVFPRMRAVPYEKPLGIGRNVRVTFHDAGHILGSAMLKIEIGGDNGGVAQRLLFSGDVGPWNKPLLRDPTLFEEADYVVVESTYGDRNHPSAGDVEDQLAAVINETVEKGGNILIPTFAVERSQEVMYHISRLIYADRVPHVLGFLDSPVGVDATYAFRKHPECLDEEAARIVSNGERLFVYPGFKLVTSVDESKAINRIRGSCIILAGSGMCTAGRIKHHLTRNIDRPESAIVFVGYQAHGTLGRQILDGAHKVRIHGREFPVRARIVQIHGLSGHADQGELLRWVGNLQKPPRKVFVTHGEEQAAMTLAEEIRKRFDFETNVPQYRDEVHLD is encoded by the coding sequence ATGACCAAACTGCATTTCCTCGGCGCCAACCGCCAGGTAACCGGATCGTGCTACCTGCTCGAGCACGATCGCCTGCGCCTGCTGATCGACTGCGGGATGTACCAGGAGCGCGAGTTCCTTTCACGCAACTGGGCTCCGCTTGCCGTGCCGCCCGGTTCCATTAACGCCGTGCTGCTTACGCACGCCCATCTCGACCACTGCGGGCTCCTGCCCCGCCTGGTCCACGACGGCTTCAAGGGCAAGATCCACACGACGTCCGCGTCCCGGGATCTCGCCAAGATCATTCTGCTCGACGCCGGCGAGATCCAGCAGGAAGACGCGGCCTACAAGCGGCGTCGGCACCGCAAGGAAGGGCGGAGCGGCCGCTTTCCCGAAGCGCCGCTGTTCACCCCGGTGGATGCCCGCAAGGTCTTCCCCCGCATGCGCGCCGTGCCCTACGAAAAGCCGCTCGGCATCGGCAGGAATGTGCGCGTCACCTTTCACGACGCCGGACACATTCTCGGGTCGGCCATGCTCAAGATCGAAATCGGGGGCGACAACGGCGGCGTGGCGCAACGTCTGCTTTTCTCCGGCGACGTGGGCCCGTGGAACAAGCCCCTTCTGCGCGACCCCACGCTCTTCGAGGAAGCGGACTACGTCGTCGTCGAATCCACCTACGGCGATCGCAATCATCCCTCGGCCGGTGACGTAGAGGATCAGCTTGCTGCGGTCATCAACGAGACGGTCGAGAAGGGGGGCAACATCCTTATCCCGACGTTCGCCGTCGAGCGTTCGCAGGAGGTCATGTACCACATCAGCCGGTTGATCTACGCCGACCGCGTGCCCCACGTCCTCGGCTTCCTCGACAGCCCCGTCGGTGTCGACGCCACCTACGCTTTCCGCAAGCATCCCGAGTGTCTCGACGAGGAGGCCGCCCGCATTGTCAGCAACGGCGAGCGGCTTTTCGTCTACCCGGGCTTTAAGCTCGTGACCTCCGTCGACGAATCCAAGGCCATCAACCGCATTCGCGGTTCATGCATCATTCTGGCCGGTTCGGGGATGTGTACCGCCGGCCGCATCAAGCACCACCTGACCCGCAACATCGACCGGCCGGAAAGCGCGATCGTGTTCGTCGGTTACCAGGCCCACGGAACGCTGGGGCGACAGATTCTCGACGGCGCCCACAAGGTGCGCATCCACGGCCGGGAGTTCCCGGTCCGCGCCCGCATTGTTCAGATTCACGGTCTTTCGGGACACGCGGACCAGGGGGAGCTGCTTCGTTGGGTCGGAAACCTGCAAAAACCGCCCCGCAAGGTGTTCGTCACCCACGGAGAGGAGCAAGCCGCGATGACCCTGGCGGAGGAAATCCGCAAGCGCTTCGATTTTGAGACGAACGTGCCGCAATACCGCGACGAAGTGCACCTCGACTGA